ATCAGCGCCTTCTCCCTGGCTGCTTATGCGGCCGAAACGGATGGTTCGAGCGAATACTATTTATCATATAAGAAATATGTGGCTGCGGTCAATCCCGACGGCTCAAAAACGATCACCTACAATGATATAACGGATCAGATAGCCAATCTTTTAAACGAAGGCGTCAGACGTTATGAAACCGGAGCGGTCCGAGACGGCGACGACGGCTATTACAAGCCGTTTACAAATTCCTACGGTTTCTGGTATGAGACCTCCGGATTTGAAAAAACGGTAATGGGCTATATCTCCGGAGCGCGAGTCAACGAAGTTGAATTACAGTTTTCCAATATGAAAAAAGCCGTTAACAACGGCGCCGATATTGAGACTGTCAAAGCGGAAGTGGACACGCTTATCGGTATGCTCCGTGAAGACGCGAACATCTTGGACGACCTGTTTGGTTATTCGACCGCCGACAGCAGCGACGGCGGCAACAACGGCAGCGGGCTTGCATGGGCTACGTTCGGCGCGGTATTCGGTATTATCCTCCGCGAAGGACTGGAAGCTATTTTGATCGTCGGTGCAATGGTTGCATATCTGGTCAAAACAAATAACAAAAGCGGAACGCGATATGTTTATCTCGGCGCCGTTATAGCGTTGATCGCCAGCGTAGGTCTTGCAATTTTGCTTTATTCAATAACAAGCAGTACCAGCAATTCCATCCCGCAGGAGATCGTCGAGGGCGTGACTGCACTTGTTGCGGTGGTCGTTCTCATCTACGTTTCCAACTGGATGATCTCCAAGTCGGAGTCCGAGGCTTGGACGAATTACATAGCAGGAGAAGTATCCGCATCCGCCAGCAAAGGCAAAATGTGGGCGCTTGGCTTTACATCTTTCCTCGCCGTATTCCGCGAGGGGGCGGAGGTCATCCTCTTCTGTCAACAGTACTTCTCCCGTGCGGGTTCTATGAATAACGGCTACCTTGCCGTCTTCGGCGGCATTGCAGTGGGACTTGCGGCGGTAGCGATAATATTCGTCATTATTCGGAAGTTCGGCGTAAAGCTTCCGCTCAAGCCGTTCTTTATGGCGACGAGCATTTTGATGGCGGTCATGTCGATCGCTTTCCTGGGTTCCGGTATGTTCGAGCTGTTTTTGGACGGCCGACTGGCAGAAACGATAGGAGGCGTCGTACAGGATCTTGCCGGCACTATACCTGCCCTTTCGTGGATGAACGGCAACGACGTACTGGCGTTCTTCGGGATATATCCCACTTATATCACGCTCGTCCCGCAGATCATCCTTCTTGCCGTTACCATAATCACGTTTATTATGATGATAAGAAAGAATTCCAAAGCATTTAAACGACTCGGCAAAAGTTGATCGCACTCAACTCCCATTCAACAATCATCTGATCTGATCCCGTAAATCCGATCAGTGGTTATTGGCAATACATCATCACAAGAATATTTTTGGAGGTAATACGAATGAAAAAAGTATCTAAGCTTCTTGCTTTGACGCTGACTCTTTTGATGCTTGTACTTTGTCTCGCTGCCTGCAGCAACAGCAGTTCGGGCAACAGCGAAAGCGCAGGCAACAGCGATGCTTCGGCACAAGAGGAAGAGGTTGTCGCAGATGCAGAGCAGGCAGACGACGGCGGTGAAGACCTTGGCTTTACCGAAGTTGAGATTTTCTCCGGTGTAGAGCAAGAGTTCCTTAACCTGAACGCTGTATATTTTCAGCCTGTCGATATGACCGGCGGATATAACGCCGAAGACTATGACTGCCACCTTGAACTTGATGTTTCCGCTCTTCAGAACGGCCTCGGATACGGCACCGGAGACTGGGTTCCTTATTTGACGGTTGAGTATGAAGTAACTAAAAATGACAGCGATTATTCCGTAAGCGGTACTTTTATGCCGATGGCAGCTTCCGACGGTCCTCACTATGGCGCAAATATTAAGATGGACGGCGACGGAATGTATACCGTTACCTTTACGGTGAAATTCCCCGACTCGAGCACATACCTTATCCATACCGATGAGACCGGCCCCGACGATCATGATTTCCCCGCTGCTATAGTTTATACTTATGACAATTGGCAGTTTACTGACGGGGCTTGGGCTGAATAATTTGACCCACCCGTGCGGTTGCTGAGGTTTACGGGGCTTTGTGCAACTTTGGACTCTGGCGAGAGCAGAGATTCTATGCTGTTCTTGCCAGAGCCATTCGCATGTTTTCGGATATATAGCAAGCTCCGCCGTATATGACGAAAACATGACGAAAAATTACAGAATCAAGGTGACGAAATGCTTACTAATCTTATTAATGTGACAGGCGATCTATTCGCCCTTTCGCTTCTCATAGGAGTGATTTTTGCGTTCGTTGATCATTTTTGCAGAGAAAAGGGTCAACTCATAGCACGCTGCGGACTTGCGCTCGGCTTTGTAATTGCTGCAATAAGGGCGTATATTACAAATAACAGCCGACTCGTCGGCGGTTGGCGCGTTGGCGCATATGGCTATGCCGTTTCGCTGGCAATTTTTGTTTTTCTGCTCGTTGCCTTTGTTGTTTTATTTCGCAAACTCGCTGACAGACCGCCCGATGCGGCAAAAGCATCGAAGGCGGAAATTGTTATTTCTTCGGGTATCGCGCTGCTTACGGCTTCTTATCTTTACTGCGCGTTGCCGAATGTATACGTATACCCCTTTAAGTTCGACGTCGGAGGGAACGGACTTCTCTCCACGGATTTTCTTTTCCGGCTCGGCGGATATCTGCTTGGTATCCTTGTATGTCTCGTTTCAGCCTTCGTCGCTTATAAAAATGCGCGGCTTTCGGCTAAAAAGGGGTATGCCAAGCTTTTAGTGATTTCATTTGCATTGTTAAATATCATGTATGCGATATACAATTTTGCCCGGCTTATGCTTGTCCTGACGCCGAGAAAAATCGTTGACAGCGCAGCGCTGTTTAACTTTGCGGCAGCAAGCAACAATAATTCCGTGTGGTACACTTATGCGTCTTTTTTCATACTGATAATCCTATCCGTTATTCTTTGGATCAGAAGTTATACCGCAAAGGAACCGTATTCGACCAAAGCGGAGCGTCGTAAGCAGCTTGCCGTGTGGCGCAGCGCAAAACGTTATTCAGTAGTACTGCTGATATGCTTTGTATGTTCGATCCTCTGTGCGACATTGTTTGTACAGTTAAACACCGTTGTTATAAAAGAGGCTCCGGTCGAGGAACCTTTGATCGTGAAAGACGGCGCGGGAGCGGACAGCGAGCTGCGCGTTCCTTTAGACATGGTGGTCGACGGACATCTTCATCGTTTCGGCTATACGACTCCGAACGGAAATCTTGTGCGGTTTATCGTCGTGCTGAAACAGGAAAATACTAACAATTATGGCGTTGGCCTTGACGCCTGCGAGATATGCGGAGAGGCCGGTTATTATGAAAACAACGATGGACAGATCGTCTGCAAAAAGTGTTCGGTAGTTATGAATAAAACGACTATAGGCATGAAGGGCGGATGCAATCCGATCATTATAGATTACGATATAAACGAAAACTATATCGTTGTTCCGGTGACAGAGATGGTGAACAACGAGTCACACTTCAAAAAATAAAGCAGATAACAAGGAATGCCATCCTGTACGGGAGGAAAATAAGACATGTTTTTTAGAATGGTACGCGGCACATTTAAACGTCAATGGAAAAAAATGCTGATGATCGCTTTGACGGTAGCATTGGGAGCGTCGATCGCAACGGCAATGCTGAACGTTATGCTTGACGTTGGAGATAAAATCAATGAAGAATTGAAGACTTACGGTTCCAATATAACCGTAGTTCCGCAATCGGAGGCTGTGATCAGCAAATTGTACGATATCGAGAACGATGATATACAGACAGAATACATAAGTGAAGAAAAGATAGGCGAACTGCTTACTATCTTTTGGGCGAATAATATTACCGATTTTGCTCCGGAAACGGAAACGACGTGTACGCTCAACGGTCAATCGGTCAAGGTCATAGGAACTTGGTTCAATCACCATTTCGAGTTTCTTAAGAAGGGATCGATCTACGAAAGAGACACCGGGGTTATCAATTTGCGCAGCTGGTGGGATATCGAGAGCGGCGAATGGTTAAACGAACAAACGTTGGACGGCGACGCCTATGCGATGGTCGGTAAAGACGCCGCGAAGAGGCTGGGTATCACTGCGGGCGATCGGATCGCTTTGACGGCGACAGGCTCAACAGAGACGCTTACCGTAATAGGCGTATATGAATCCGGAGACGACGATGACGAATGCATATATACCACGCTTTCGGCGGCGCAGCGCCTGACCGACACAGTCGGCCTTATCAAAAAAATAGAGGTAAGCGCAATAACGTCGCCCGATGATGAATTGGCTCTGAAGGCGGCAAGAAATCCGTCTTTGCTTTCGGGTGACGAATACGATCTTTGGTACTGCACCGCGTATGTAAGCTCCATATGCTTTCAGATACAAGAGGCGATCCCCGAGGCGTCTGCAACGGCGATACGCCAGATCGCAGATTCCGAAGGAAAGATATTGGAAAAAACAGAGCTTCTTATGTCTTTGATCGCTTTTTTAAGCCTGATAGGAGCTACGCTGGGCATATCTAATCTTGTAACTTCCGGCGTAATGGAAAGAGCTCAGGAACTTGCGCTGCTCAAGGCTGTGGGGGCACGAAGCGGCCAAATAACGGGATTGGTATTGGTAGAGGTATTGATCACTTCCGTTTTGGGCGCGATCATCGGGTATTTTATGGGATACGCATTCGCGCAGCTTATCGGTCAGACGGTCTTCTCGTCGTCTATCGAGATGAGTGGAATGGTCGCGTTTATAGTGGCGATTTTAATTGTTGCGGTCACTCTTGTCGGCAGTATTCCGGCAATACGAATGCTGCTGAGACTGCGTCCGTCGGAAGTGCTCCACGGCGGGCATTAAGGAGACGATAATATGAACAAGAAAAGACGTATGTTTCTCAGAATGATCGTCGCATCATTGATAAGACGGCGTTCAAGAATGATAGTTGCGCTTCTCGCTATTATGGTCGGAGCAACAATACTTTCAGGACTTGGCTTGATTTATTTCGACGTTCCGAGACAGATGAGCGCCCAATTCAGAAGCTATGGCGCCAACTTGATCCTGACGCCCTCCGGCGAGGCGGGCATTTCGGATGAGGCGCTGAAAGCGGGGATCGCATGTATTCCCGAATCGGAACTGGAAGGCTGTACGCCCTACAGATATGAAAACACGCAGATACACAATATGCCGGTGACGTTGGCCGGTACTGATTTCGACACCGTGCTTAAAACAAGTCCCTATTGGCATATAAACGGAGAAATGCCTTCGGATAACAGCGAGGCGTTGATCGGGGCAAAGGTCGCGGAGAGCCTCGGCATTCAGCCGGGCGACACTGTATCCGCAATAAATACCTTTGAGGTCACGGATGATCTTGATATATCGAGTATCCCGAGTTATGAGATCTACACGGACCCCGAAACAGGCGAGACATATTGCGATCATATGCTTGATTTGACCGTGACGGGGATCTTGGAGACAGGTGGCTCGGAAGAAGAATACATATATGTGACACTTTCAGATGTTCAGGACCTTACTCTTAATGAGCGAGGCTATGATATAGTCGAGGTCAGCGTTGCATCGACGCAGAGCAAGCTGTCCGGTTATGTTGAGCGCATCAGTGAAAACGTTGACGGCGTTTTTGCAAAGCTTGTAAAGCGCGTGACAGCATCGGAAAGCACGGTGCTTACCAAGCTGCAGTCTCTTGTATTTATTGTTACCGCCGTGGTGTTGATACTGACAATGATCTGCGTTGCAACTACGATGACGGCGGTAATTACGGAGCGCCGACGCGAGATAGGGCTGCGCAAGGCGCTTGGAGCTTACAATTCCAGCATAGTCGGTCAGTTTATGAGCGAAGGACTCCTGCTTGGCGGGATCGGGGGCATTCTCGGATCGATTTTGGGATATGTATTTGCGCAGTATGTCAGCATGCATGTGTTCAGCAGTTCGATAATGTTCCGACCGCTGCTTATTCCCATTACTATCGCGGCGTCTGTTTTAGTAACGGGACTTGCATGTCTGATCCCTATAAGGAGTGCAGTAGAAGTTGACCCCGCGCTTGTACTTAAAGGTGAATAAAGGAGATAAAACGCTATGAGCAGTTTGTTGGAACTTAAAAACATTTCTAAAATCTACGGTGATCTTCACGCCCTCGACGACGTGAGTCTTCGCATCGATAAGGGCGAATGGATCGCGATAATGGGGCCGTCCGGTTCAGGTAAAAGCACGATGATGAACATTATCGGATGCCTGGATAAGCCCACATCCGGGCAGGTAATATTTGACGGCCGCGATATTTCCAAGGAAAGCAGCAGGGTATTAACGGAACTGCACAGAGATAAAATCGGGCTTGTCTTTCAGCAGTTTCATCTTATCAATTATCTTAACGCCGTAGAGAATGTCATGGTGGCACAGTACTATCACAGTATGCCCGATGAAAAAGAAGCGATGGAAGCATTGGAGCGAGTAGGATTAAAAGACCGCGCAAAGCATCTTCCGAGCCAGCTTTCGGGCGGTGAGCAGCAGCGTGTCTGCATCGCAAGGGCGCTTATAAACTCGCCGGAGCTTATTCTTGCCGATGAACCTACCGGAAATCTGGACGAGGCAAATGAAAACATCGTGCTGGATATTTTCCGGCAGCTTCACAAGGAAGGCACCAGCCTGGTCGTTGTTACACATGACCCGGAAGTAGGAGAGGTCGCTCAGCGGATAGTGCGCCTGGATCACGGAAAAATAGTTT
This region of Clostridia bacterium genomic DNA includes:
- a CDS encoding iron transporter encodes the protein MKKVSKLLALTLTLLMLVLCLAACSNSSSGNSESAGNSDASAQEEEVVADAEQADDGGEDLGFTEVEIFSGVEQEFLNLNAVYFQPVDMTGGYNAEDYDCHLELDVSALQNGLGYGTGDWVPYLTVEYEVTKNDSDYSVSGTFMPMAASDGPHYGANIKMDGDGMYTVTFTVKFPDSSTYLIHTDETGPDDHDFPAAIVYTYDNWQFTDGAWAE
- a CDS encoding ABC transporter permease, which translates into the protein MNKKRRMFLRMIVASLIRRRSRMIVALLAIMVGATILSGLGLIYFDVPRQMSAQFRSYGANLILTPSGEAGISDEALKAGIACIPESELEGCTPYRYENTQIHNMPVTLAGTDFDTVLKTSPYWHINGEMPSDNSEALIGAKVAESLGIQPGDTVSAINTFEVTDDLDISSIPSYEIYTDPETGETYCDHMLDLTVTGILETGGSEEEYIYVTLSDVQDLTLNERGYDIVEVSVASTQSKLSGYVERISENVDGVFAKLVKRVTASESTVLTKLQSLVFIVTAVVLILTMICVATTMTAVITERRREIGLRKALGAYNSSIVGQFMSEGLLLGGIGGILGSILGYVFAQYVSMHVFSSSIMFRPLLIPITIAASVLVTGLACLIPIRSAVEVDPALVLKGE
- a CDS encoding FTR1 family iron permease; translated protein: MKKRGLRKLLCMFMLLAVAISAFSLAAYAAETDGSSEYYLSYKKYVAAVNPDGSKTITYNDITDQIANLLNEGVRRYETGAVRDGDDGYYKPFTNSYGFWYETSGFEKTVMGYISGARVNEVELQFSNMKKAVNNGADIETVKAEVDTLIGMLREDANILDDLFGYSTADSSDGGNNGSGLAWATFGAVFGIILREGLEAILIVGAMVAYLVKTNNKSGTRYVYLGAVIALIASVGLAILLYSITSSTSNSIPQEIVEGVTALVAVVVLIYVSNWMISKSESEAWTNYIAGEVSASASKGKMWALGFTSFLAVFREGAEVILFCQQYFSRAGSMNNGYLAVFGGIAVGLAAVAIIFVIIRKFGVKLPLKPFFMATSILMAVMSIAFLGSGMFELFLDGRLAETIGGVVQDLAGTIPALSWMNGNDVLAFFGIYPTYITLVPQIILLAVTIITFIMMIRKNSKAFKRLGKS
- a CDS encoding ABC transporter ATP-binding protein gives rise to the protein MSSLLELKNISKIYGDLHALDDVSLRIDKGEWIAIMGPSGSGKSTMMNIIGCLDKPTSGQVIFDGRDISKESSRVLTELHRDKIGLVFQQFHLINYLNAVENVMVAQYYHSMPDEKEAMEALERVGLKDRAKHLPSQLSGGEQQRVCIARALINSPELILADEPTGNLDEANENIVLDIFRQLHKEGTSLVVVTHDPEVGEVAQRIVRLDHGKIVSDKINSHFSE
- a CDS encoding ABC transporter permease, which codes for MFFRMVRGTFKRQWKKMLMIALTVALGASIATAMLNVMLDVGDKINEELKTYGSNITVVPQSEAVISKLYDIENDDIQTEYISEEKIGELLTIFWANNITDFAPETETTCTLNGQSVKVIGTWFNHHFEFLKKGSIYERDTGVINLRSWWDIESGEWLNEQTLDGDAYAMVGKDAAKRLGITAGDRIALTATGSTETLTVIGVYESGDDDDECIYTTLSAAQRLTDTVGLIKKIEVSAITSPDDELALKAARNPSLLSGDEYDLWYCTAYVSSICFQIQEAIPEASATAIRQIADSEGKILEKTELLMSLIAFLSLIGATLGISNLVTSGVMERAQELALLKAVGARSGQITGLVLVEVLITSVLGAIIGYFMGYAFAQLIGQTVFSSSIEMSGMVAFIVAILIVAVTLVGSIPAIRMLLRLRPSEVLHGGH
- a CDS encoding DUF2318 domain-containing protein; the protein is MLTNLINVTGDLFALSLLIGVIFAFVDHFCREKGQLIARCGLALGFVIAAIRAYITNNSRLVGGWRVGAYGYAVSLAIFVFLLVAFVVLFRKLADRPPDAAKASKAEIVISSGIALLTASYLYCALPNVYVYPFKFDVGGNGLLSTDFLFRLGGYLLGILVCLVSAFVAYKNARLSAKKGYAKLLVISFALLNIMYAIYNFARLMLVLTPRKIVDSAALFNFAAASNNNSVWYTYASFFILIILSVILWIRSYTAKEPYSTKAERRKQLAVWRSAKRYSVVLLICFVCSILCATLFVQLNTVVIKEAPVEEPLIVKDGAGADSELRVPLDMVVDGHLHRFGYTTPNGNLVRFIVVLKQENTNNYGVGLDACEICGEAGYYENNDGQIVCKKCSVVMNKTTIGMKGGCNPIIIDYDINENYIVVPVTEMVNNESHFKK